Proteins encoded in a region of the Triticum dicoccoides isolate Atlit2015 ecotype Zavitan chromosome 3A, WEW_v2.0, whole genome shotgun sequence genome:
- the LOC119266838 gene encoding RNA polymerase II degradation factor 1-like yields MDSAPPAAGAGYPESTDSSPRSRGGDSWDEPFPSSAAAAAAGGGGGRLRLMCSFGGRIVPRPTDKSLCYLGGETRIVAVDRNASLADVHGRLSRSLLAGQPFTLKYQLPNEDLDSLISVSTDEDLDNLVDEYDRVAATSSSGGASSRTSRIRLFLFPAKPESSSSLGSLLDDSSKSENWFVDALNSAISGSFDGIPRGISTDSASVNCLLGLEDDNASQHSRSGVPNSGPAEDQRVNQQKLAAAAAAARHQHDVQSVPDSPMLDKNSSFGSTSSAPSLSNLPPIRVRPEDRQPVAPPVSVEDHFAQMGISEQQGLPPPVMGYMQPPPQVPIPAMAMQAASSISPSEPPSRAFSDDDRSDHGGRMQQPPKQEVPPTADPNNRAMFYNDMSPRNEMKRDMPVGTDAASYRAPAPAPDAAASAAAAQPPPGYVYAQMQPQQQLQQPPQQQLQQQQQLQQQQQLQQQAQQQLPQQIQQQPQQQLPPQLQQQAQQQPPQPQQAHQPAPQQYVTAGNQHFIHNPATGTFIPIQSYYQQTVPQQAPQQQQSPAFDPNTGMYYIPMQRPNAPQQYTIPAGAVAPMAAPTLVDSVPKPTVPIPQQYMKPELQQPGMYRTAAPAAAAPGPNTTPNYAGMGYHHVMQSHHHPASQPPPTMAGNYGYPEYAADPRAQVFYSQAGAPPASLPPQYQQPMGAPDAGGQADMNQNRGGS; encoded by the exons ATGGACTCGGCGCCGCCAGCCGCCGGCGCCGGCTACCCGGAGTCGACCGACTCGTCCCCGCGCAGCCGCGGCGGGGACTCGTGGGACGAGCCCTTCCCGTCCTCGGCCGCCgcggcggccgcgggcggcgggggcgggcggcTGCGCCTCATGTGCAGCTTCGGGGGCCGCATCGTGCCGCGGCCCACGGACAAGTCCCTCTGCTACCTCGGCGGGGAGACCCGGATCGTGGCCGTCGACCGCAACGCCTCCCTCGCCGACGTCCACGGCCGCCTCTCCCGCTCCCTCCTCGCCGGCCAGCCCTTCACGCTCAAGTACCAGCTCCCCAACGAGGACCTCGACTCGCTCATCTCCGTCTCCACCGACGAGGACCTCGACAACCTCGTCGACGAGTACGACCGcgtcgccgccacctcctcctccggcggcgCCTCCTCCCGCACCTCCCGGATCCGCCTCTTCCTCTTCCCCGCCAAGCCCgagtcctcctcctccctcggctccCTCCTCGACGACTCATCCAAGTCCGAGAACTGGTTCGTCGACGCGCTCAACAGCGCCATCTCCGGCTCCTTCGACGGCATCCCGCGCGGGATCTCCACCGACTCCGCCTCCGTCAACTGCCTCCTCGGCCTCGAGGACGACAACGCCTCGCAGCACTCCCGCAGCGGGGTGCCCAACTCCGGCCCGGCCGAGGACCAGCGGGTCAACCAGCAGAAgctcgccgccgcggccgccgccgcgaggCACCAGCACGACGTGCAGTCCGTGCCCGACTCGCCGATGCTGGACAAGAACTCCTCCTTCGGCTCCACCTCCTCGGCGCCGTCCCTGTCGAATCTGCCGCCGATTCGGGTCCGGCCCGAGGACCGGCAGCCTGTGGCGCCGCCGGTCTCTGTAGAGGATCACTTTGCCCAGATGGGGATCTCGGAGCAGCAGGGCCTGCCTCCACCGGTGATGGGATATATGCAACCGCCGCCGCAGGTGCCGATCCCCGCCATGGCGATGCAAGCGGCCAGCAGCATCTCGCCATCGGAGCCGCCCAGCAGGGCCTTCTCTGATGATGACAGGTCCGATCACGGGGGTCGGATGCAGCAGCCACCAAAGCAGGAGGTTCCACCTACCGCCGACCCCAACAACAG GGCCATGTTCTACAATGATATGTCGCCTCGGAATGAGATGAAGCGAGACATGCCGGTGGGAACTGATGCCGCCAGCTATCGCGCTCCAGCGCCAGCTCCGGATGCTGCCGCATCGGCAGCCGCTGCACAGCCACCGCCTGGTTATGTCTATGCGCAGATGCAGCCACAACAGCAGTTACAGCAGCCACCTCAGCAGCaattacagcagcagcagcaattacagcagcagcagcagttacAACAGCAAGCTCAGCAGCAATTGCCACAACAAATACAGCAGCAGCCACAGCAGCAATTGCCGCCGCAATTACAGCAGCAAGCACAGCAGCAGCCTCCGCAGCCGCAGCAAGCACACCAGCCAGCTCCACAGCAATATGTCACCGCTGGAAATCAGCATTTCATTCACAACCCAGCCACGGGCACATTCATTCCAATCCAATCTTATTACCAACAGACTGTCCCTCAGCAAGCGCCGCAGCAACAGCAGTCGCCTGCATTTGACCCAAATACTGGCATGTATTACATCCCTATGCAGCGTCCAAATGCACCTCAGCAGTATACCATTCCTGCTGGTGCGGTAGCCCCTATGGCTGCTCCGACACTTGTTGACAGCGTACCGAAGCCAACCGTGCCGATTCCTCAGCAATATATGAAGCCTGAATTGCAGCAACCTGGCATGTACCGAACCGCGGCACCTGCTGCCGCTGCTCCAGGGCCTAACACGACCCCTAATTATGCTGGAATGGGGTACCACCATGTAATGCAATCCCACCACCATCCTGCATCGCAGCCTCCGCCGACCATGGCGGGAAACTATGGGTACCCCGAGTATGCTGCTGATCCCCGCGCACAGGTCTTCTACTCCCAGGCAGGAGCACCACCAGCATCATTGCCACCTCAGTATCAGCAGCCCATGGGAGCACCTGATGCCGGCGGTCAGGCTGACATGAATCAGAACCGTGGTGGTTCATAG